A single region of the Labrus bergylta chromosome 10, fLabBer1.1, whole genome shotgun sequence genome encodes:
- the pwwp2b gene encoding PWWP domain-containing protein 2B isoform X2, whose protein sequence is MEAAAEQLRAGSRLPVTIDQIVNDTLVVTLTYRERSYTGILLDSDKKTGLFCLPEFTAKPEDCLKSKPACEIPEVLGEEPISKSPSQASHTPKDENTLPESGVPAAPPPPCPVPTPVPAGQTPYPPYFEGAPFPQPLWVRHSYSQWVPQPPPRPIKRKKRRSREPGRMTMSTIRLRPRQVLCEKCKNTLNSDEDSKDGLSNNSKTSRKENSLHSDDDGEDKETPAKLSRKEDGVAARDTKRRENGANLDNKRLRKDKRGESEGEKFPGGDIIPHSPVIKISYSTPQGKGEVMKIPARVHGSVKPFCPKQLVQNGVGENGKTPSDPTKEQRHILDATRSGLTVSIPKLKLTRPFTTVGQDLPSPKIRLTPPSREGEESAVEYEAELVGGTRRRSPRVPGPCLPHSEDSGEGKNSLELWSGSSGEEAERGHSDLTLLINFRKRKADSSSLSVCSSDSLDESKSFSSDGTSPELCDLAPGEDLSVTSSSVPSREDCKTVPPLTVRLHTRSMTKCVTEEGHAVAVGDVVWGKIHGFPWWPARVLSISGTHKQETASCEAQWPQAKVAWFGSPTTSQLSVAKLSPFREFFRSRFNRKKKGMYRRAILEAAKAVGHMSPEITSLLSHSDT, encoded by the exons ATGGAGGCTGCGGCCGAGCAGCTGCGGGCCGGCTCTCGGTTACCTGTCACTATCGATCAAATAGTTAACGATACACTGGTGGTGACGCTGACCTACCGGGAGAGGAGCTACACGGGGATATTACTCGACAGCGACAAAAA GACCGGGCTTTTCTGTCTGCCAGAGTTTACAGCCAAACCAGAGGACTGCCTGAAATCTAAACCAGCTTGTGAAATCCCAGAAGTCCTGGGTGAGGAGCCGATTTCCAAATCTCCGAGCCAGGCGTCACACACACCAAAGGATGAAAACACGCTCCCTGAAAGCGGCGtacctgctgctcctcctcctccctgccccGTTCCTACACCAGTGCCAGCTGGACAGACGCCTTACCCTCCTTATTTTGAAGGAGCCCCCTTCCCTCAGCCCTTATGGGTGCGCCACAGCTACAGCCAATGGGTACCTCAGCCACCGCCCCGACCAATCAAGAGAAAGAAGAGGCGATCGCGAGAGCCCGGCCGCATGACCATGAGCACGATCCGTCTGCGGCCGCGACAGGTTCTGTgtgaaaagtgcaaaaacactCTGAACAGTGACGAGGACAGCAAAGACGGCCTGAGCAACAACTCAAAGACTTCTAGAAAAGAGAATTCACTACACAGCGATGACGACGGGGAAGATAAAGAAACCCCCGCAAAGCTTTCGAGAAAAGAGGACGGCGTTGCTGCGAGAGACACCAAAAGACGTGAAAACGGCGCCAACCTGGACAACAAACGACTCAGGAAGGACAAACGGGGGGAGTCTGAGGGGGAGAAGTTCCCCGGAGGTGACATTATCCCCCACAGTCCGGTCATAAAGATCTCCTACAGCACTCCGCAGGGTAAGGGGGAGGTGATGAAGATCCCCGCTAGAGTCCACGGCTCAGTCAAACCCTTTTGCCCCAAACAGCTGGTGCAGAACGGCGTGGGAGAGAACGGCAAAACGCCGTCTGATCCCACCAAGGAGCAACGGCACATACTAGACGCAACAAGGTCCGGCCTCACCGTGTCCATTCCTAAACTTAAACTCACCCGGCCTTTCACCACCGTGGGTCAGGACTTACCTTCTCCAAAGATTCGCTTGACTCCCCCGtcgagggagggggaggagagtgCGGTGGAGTACGAGGCCGAACTCGTCGGAGGCACAAGGAGGCGGAGCCCCAGGGTGCCGGGTCCCTGCCTCCCCCACTCGGAGGACTCAGGGGAGGGTAAGAACTCTCTGGAGTTGTGGTCGGGAAGTTCAGGTGAGGAGGCGGAGCGTGGACACAGTGACCTCACACTCCTCATCAATTTCCGTAAGCGTAAAGCGGATTCTTCGAGTCTGTCGGTCTGCAGCAGCGACAGCCTAGACGAGTCCAAGTCCTTCAGCTCTGACGGCACGTCCCCGGAGCTGTGTGACCTGGCCCCCGGGGAGGACCTGTCTGTGACGTCATCTTCTGTCCCGTCGCGGGAGGACTGTAAGACGGTGCCGCCTCTCACAGTGCGGCTTCACACCCGCAGCATGACAAAGTGTGTAACAGAGGAGGGTCACGCGGTGGCGGTGGGCGACGTCGTGTGGGGGAAGATTCACGGCTTCCCCTGGTGGCCGGCGCGCGTCCTCAGTATTAGCGGCACGCACAAGCAGGAGACGGCGAGCTGCGAGGCCCAGTGGCCCCAGGCCAAGGTGGCGTGGTTCGGCTCGCCGACGACCTCCCAGCTTTCTGTCGCCAAACTGTCGCCCTTCAGAGAGTTCTTCAGGTCCCGCttcaacaggaagaagaagggaATGTATCGGAGAGCCATCCTGGAGGCCGCCAAGGCCGTGGGTCACATGAGCCCCGAGATCACATCGCTGCTTTCACACAGCGACACGTAG
- the pwwp2b gene encoding PWWP domain-containing protein 2B isoform X1, which translates to MEAAAEQLRAGSRLPVTIDQIVNDTLVVTLTYRERSYTGILLDSDKKTGLFCLPEFTAKPEDCLKSKPACEIPEVLGEEPISKSPSQASHTPKDENTLPESGVPAAPPPPCPVPTPVPAGQTPYPPYFEGAPFPQPLWVRHSYSQWVPQPPPRPIKRKKRRSREPGRMTMSTIRLRPRQVLCEKCKNTLNSDEDSKDGLSNNSKTSRKENSLHSDDDGEDKETPAKLSRKEDGVAARDTKRRENGANLDNKRLRKDKRGESEGEKFPGGDIIPHSPVIKISYSTPQGKGEVMKIPARVHGSVKPFCPKQLVQNGVGENGKTPSDPTKEQRHILDATRSGLTVSIPKLKLTRPFTTVGQDLPSPKIRLTPPSREGEESAVEYEAELVGGTRRRSPRVPGPCLPHSEDSGEGKNSLELWSGSSGEEAERGHSDLTLLINFRKRKADSSSLSVCSSDSLDESKSFSSDGTSPELCDLAPGEDLSVTSSSVPSREDCKTVPPLTVRLHTRSMTKCVTEEGHAVAVGDVVWGKIHGFPWWPARVLSISGTHKQETASCEAQWPQAKVAWFGSPTTSQLSVAKLSPFREFFRSRFNRKKKGMYRRAILEAAKAVGHMSPEITSLLSHSDTR; encoded by the exons ATGGAGGCTGCGGCCGAGCAGCTGCGGGCCGGCTCTCGGTTACCTGTCACTATCGATCAAATAGTTAACGATACACTGGTGGTGACGCTGACCTACCGGGAGAGGAGCTACACGGGGATATTACTCGACAGCGACAAAAA GACCGGGCTTTTCTGTCTGCCAGAGTTTACAGCCAAACCAGAGGACTGCCTGAAATCTAAACCAGCTTGTGAAATCCCAGAAGTCCTGGGTGAGGAGCCGATTTCCAAATCTCCGAGCCAGGCGTCACACACACCAAAGGATGAAAACACGCTCCCTGAAAGCGGCGtacctgctgctcctcctcctccctgccccGTTCCTACACCAGTGCCAGCTGGACAGACGCCTTACCCTCCTTATTTTGAAGGAGCCCCCTTCCCTCAGCCCTTATGGGTGCGCCACAGCTACAGCCAATGGGTACCTCAGCCACCGCCCCGACCAATCAAGAGAAAGAAGAGGCGATCGCGAGAGCCCGGCCGCATGACCATGAGCACGATCCGTCTGCGGCCGCGACAGGTTCTGTgtgaaaagtgcaaaaacactCTGAACAGTGACGAGGACAGCAAAGACGGCCTGAGCAACAACTCAAAGACTTCTAGAAAAGAGAATTCACTACACAGCGATGACGACGGGGAAGATAAAGAAACCCCCGCAAAGCTTTCGAGAAAAGAGGACGGCGTTGCTGCGAGAGACACCAAAAGACGTGAAAACGGCGCCAACCTGGACAACAAACGACTCAGGAAGGACAAACGGGGGGAGTCTGAGGGGGAGAAGTTCCCCGGAGGTGACATTATCCCCCACAGTCCGGTCATAAAGATCTCCTACAGCACTCCGCAGGGTAAGGGGGAGGTGATGAAGATCCCCGCTAGAGTCCACGGCTCAGTCAAACCCTTTTGCCCCAAACAGCTGGTGCAGAACGGCGTGGGAGAGAACGGCAAAACGCCGTCTGATCCCACCAAGGAGCAACGGCACATACTAGACGCAACAAGGTCCGGCCTCACCGTGTCCATTCCTAAACTTAAACTCACCCGGCCTTTCACCACCGTGGGTCAGGACTTACCTTCTCCAAAGATTCGCTTGACTCCCCCGtcgagggagggggaggagagtgCGGTGGAGTACGAGGCCGAACTCGTCGGAGGCACAAGGAGGCGGAGCCCCAGGGTGCCGGGTCCCTGCCTCCCCCACTCGGAGGACTCAGGGGAGGGTAAGAACTCTCTGGAGTTGTGGTCGGGAAGTTCAGGTGAGGAGGCGGAGCGTGGACACAGTGACCTCACACTCCTCATCAATTTCCGTAAGCGTAAAGCGGATTCTTCGAGTCTGTCGGTCTGCAGCAGCGACAGCCTAGACGAGTCCAAGTCCTTCAGCTCTGACGGCACGTCCCCGGAGCTGTGTGACCTGGCCCCCGGGGAGGACCTGTCTGTGACGTCATCTTCTGTCCCGTCGCGGGAGGACTGTAAGACGGTGCCGCCTCTCACAGTGCGGCTTCACACCCGCAGCATGACAAAGTGTGTAACAGAGGAGGGTCACGCGGTGGCGGTGGGCGACGTCGTGTGGGGGAAGATTCACGGCTTCCCCTGGTGGCCGGCGCGCGTCCTCAGTATTAGCGGCACGCACAAGCAGGAGACGGCGAGCTGCGAGGCCCAGTGGCCCCAGGCCAAGGTGGCGTGGTTCGGCTCGCCGACGACCTCCCAGCTTTCTGTCGCCAAACTGTCGCCCTTCAGAGAGTTCTTCAGGTCCCGCttcaacaggaagaagaagggaATGTATCGGAGAGCCATCCTGGAGGCCGCCAAGGCCGTGGGTCACATGAGCCCCGAGATCACATCGCTGCTTTCACACAGCGACAC